From a single Lactococcus allomyrinae genomic region:
- the nrdI gene encoding class Ib ribonucleoside-diphosphate reductase assembly flavoprotein NrdI — MKLVYFSLTGQTRRFVNKTGLPHEEILADSDLEMNEDFILITPSYAEESPTVSKSIEVMDPVFDFMAYNDNYKFCRGIIGTGNRNFAGIYIFTAKEISAKYQIPILYDFEFNGTPSDVEMVEKLAKKLDQGASVTYKKPF; from the coding sequence ATGAAACTTGTTTACTTCAGCTTGACGGGTCAAACCCGCCGCTTCGTGAACAAAACAGGCTTACCTCACGAAGAAATATTGGCAGATAGTGACTTAGAAATGAATGAAGATTTTATTCTTATCACACCAAGTTATGCCGAAGAATCACCAACTGTATCAAAATCAATTGAAGTCATGGATCCAGTATTTGATTTTATGGCCTACAATGATAACTATAAATTCTGTCGTGGAATCATCGGTACAGGCAATCGTAATTTTGCTGGAATTTATATTTTTACTGCAAAGGAAATTTCCGCTAAGTACCAAATTCCTATTTTATATGATTTTGAGTTCAACGGAACACCCTCTGATGTTGAAATGGTCGAAAAATTAGCTAAAAAGCTTGATCAAGGAGCAAGTGTCACTTACAAAAAGCCCTTTTGA
- the parE gene encoding DNA topoisomerase IV subunit B, which produces MAVDINHYGDDAIQVLEGLDAVRKRPGMYIGSTDGTGLHHMVWEIVDNAVDEALSGFGNKISVIINKDGSMTVEDEGRGMPVGMHAMGIPTVEVIFTILHAGGKFGQGGYKTSGGLHGVGSSVVNALSSWLEVEITRDGVVYRQRFENGGHPATTLEKVGKAPKSKTGTKVTFMPDSTIFSTTEFKYSIISERLNESAFLLKDVTISLEDKRSDDSAEFHYENGVQDFVSYLNEDKDSLTPVLYFAGEQDEFQVEVAMQYNDGYSENILSFVNNVRTKDGGTHESGLKTAITKAMNDYARKTNLLKEKDKNLEGSDYREGLTAVLSILVPEEHLQFEGQTKDKLGSPLARPIVDSIVAEKLSFYLMENGELAQNLIRKAIKAREAREAARKAREDSRNGKKTKKDKGLLSGKLTPAQTKNPNKNELYLVEGDSAGGSAKQGRDRKFQAILPLRGKVINTEKAKMQDILKNEEINTMIYTIGAGVGADFQLEDRNYDKIIIMTDADTDGAHIQTLLLTFFYRYMKPLVENGHVYIALPPLYKMSEGKGKKEKIEYAWTDGELAELRAKFGRGANLQRYKGLGEMNADQLWETTMNPDTRTLIQVTIDDAAQAEKRVSVLMGDKVEPRRKWIENNVKFTMEEETVF; this is translated from the coding sequence ATGGCTGTAGATATTAATCATTATGGTGATGATGCAATTCAAGTTTTAGAAGGACTTGATGCGGTAAGGAAAAGACCTGGGATGTATATTGGATCGACTGATGGTACAGGACTGCATCATATGGTTTGGGAAATTGTAGATAATGCAGTCGATGAGGCACTTTCAGGATTTGGTAATAAAATTTCTGTTATCATTAACAAAGATGGTTCGATGACTGTTGAGGATGAAGGACGTGGAATGCCAGTCGGGATGCACGCTATGGGAATACCTACAGTTGAAGTTATTTTTACAATTCTTCATGCGGGAGGCAAGTTTGGGCAAGGAGGCTATAAGACCTCTGGTGGTTTGCACGGAGTTGGATCTAGTGTGGTTAATGCCCTGTCCAGCTGGCTTGAAGTGGAGATTACACGTGATGGCGTAGTCTATCGTCAACGCTTTGAAAATGGAGGTCATCCAGCTACAACATTGGAAAAAGTAGGTAAGGCTCCAAAGTCGAAGACGGGAACAAAAGTTACATTTATGCCGGATTCAACGATTTTTTCGACAACGGAATTCAAATATAGTATTATTTCGGAAAGATTGAACGAATCAGCATTTTTGCTGAAAGATGTGACGATTTCGCTTGAAGATAAGCGTTCAGATGATTCAGCAGAGTTTCACTATGAAAACGGGGTACAAGATTTTGTTTCCTATCTTAACGAAGACAAAGATTCGCTGACTCCTGTACTTTATTTTGCAGGAGAACAAGATGAGTTTCAGGTTGAAGTTGCGATGCAATACAATGATGGATACTCAGAAAATATTTTATCGTTTGTTAATAATGTTCGTACGAAAGATGGCGGAACACATGAGTCTGGACTGAAAACGGCGATAACCAAAGCGATGAATGACTATGCAAGAAAAACGAATCTATTAAAAGAGAAGGACAAAAATCTTGAAGGTTCAGATTATCGCGAGGGACTGACTGCTGTTTTGTCTATTTTGGTGCCAGAGGAGCATTTGCAGTTTGAAGGACAAACCAAAGATAAACTAGGATCGCCTTTGGCGCGGCCCATTGTGGATAGTATTGTGGCGGAAAAATTGAGCTTTTATCTGATGGAAAATGGAGAGTTAGCTCAAAATCTGATTCGTAAAGCGATTAAGGCGCGTGAAGCGCGTGAAGCTGCCAGAAAAGCGCGCGAAGATTCAAGAAATGGTAAGAAAACGAAGAAAGATAAGGGATTACTTTCTGGAAAATTAACACCTGCCCAAACGAAGAATCCTAATAAAAATGAACTTTATCTCGTCGAAGGAGATTCGGCTGGTGGCTCTGCTAAACAAGGGCGTGACCGTAAATTCCAAGCGATTTTGCCTTTGCGTGGTAAAGTCATCAATACTGAAAAGGCTAAAATGCAAGATATTCTCAAAAATGAGGAAATCAATACGATGATTTACACCATTGGAGCAGGTGTTGGCGCTGATTTTCAGCTTGAAGACCGAAATTACGATAAAATTATTATTATGACCGACGCGGATACTGACGGTGCTCATATTCAAACACTTTTGTTGACTTTCTTTTATCGTTATATGAAACCTTTGGTGGAGAATGGTCATGTGTATATCGCACTTCCACCACTTTATAAAATGAGTGAGGGGAAAGGTAAAAAAGAGAAAATAGAGTATGCCTGGACAGATGGGGAACTCGCAGAACTTCGAGCTAAATTTGGTCGTGGCGCGAACCTACAGCGTTATAAAGGGTTGGGCGAAATGAACGCAGACCAGCTGTGGGAAACGACGATGAATCCTGACACAAGAACATTAATTCAAGTGACAATTGATGATGCCGCTCAAGCAGAGAAACGTGTGTCTGTTTTGATGGGTGACAAAGTTGAGCCACGTAGAAAATGGATTGAAAACAATGTTAAATTTACTATGGAAGAAGAAACGGTGTTTTAA
- the plsY gene encoding glycerol-3-phosphate 1-O-acyltransferase PlsY: MLIFILLIVSYLLGAIPAGLWVGKIFFKKNLHDYGSGNTGTTNTFRILGIKAGIAVFMFDLLKGTLATLLPLFFHVHGISPLIFGLIAVLGHTFSIFDHFKGGKAVATSGGVVLGFSPLFLLYLLLVFLIVLFLFSMISLSSIAAAIAAIIGILIFPSINFILPNYDLLFSIIIFVLAIIIIVRHKSNIKRIKNHTESLVPFGFNLSKQIKK, from the coding sequence ATGCTTATTTTTATTCTTCTCATTGTCAGTTATCTTTTGGGAGCTATTCCTGCTGGTCTATGGGTCGGAAAGATTTTCTTTAAAAAAAATCTCCACGACTACGGTTCTGGAAATACAGGAACAACTAATACTTTTCGGATTTTAGGCATTAAAGCTGGAATTGCAGTCTTTATGTTCGATTTACTCAAAGGTACTTTAGCCACTTTATTGCCACTATTCTTTCATGTTCACGGCATATCTCCTCTAATTTTTGGACTTATCGCTGTGTTAGGACATACTTTTTCTATCTTTGACCACTTCAAAGGAGGAAAGGCTGTTGCAACTTCTGGGGGTGTTGTTCTCGGGTTTAGCCCGCTATTTCTTCTCTATCTCCTCCTTGTTTTTCTTATTGTTCTCTTCTTATTCAGTATGATTAGTCTATCAAGCATTGCAGCAGCAATTGCAGCAATTATTGGTATCCTCATTTTTCCTAGTATTAATTTTATTCTGCCAAATTATGATTTATTATTTTCAATAATAATTTTTGTCCTCGCAATAATAATTATTGTTCGACATAAATCTAATATAAAACGAATTAAAAATCATACAGAATCCCTTGTCCCCTTTGGTTTTAACTTATCTAAACAAATAAAAAAATAG
- a CDS encoding redoxin NrdH produces MVTVYSKNNCMQCKMVKKWLGEHNVSFNEINIDEQPEFVEKVIEMGFRAAPVITKGELAFSGFRPSELAKLA; encoded by the coding sequence ATGGTTACAGTATATTCAAAAAATAACTGCATGCAATGCAAAATGGTCAAAAAATGGCTTGGAGAACACAATGTTTCTTTCAACGAAATCAATATCGATGAACAGCCTGAATTTGTAGAAAAGGTTATTGAAATGGGTTTTCGTGCCGCACCTGTTATCACTAAAGGTGAGTTAGCTTTCTCAGGATTTCGTCCATCAGAATTAGCAAAGTTGGCTTAA
- the nrdE gene encoding class 1b ribonucleoside-diphosphate reductase subunit alpha, with protein MSLKNLKDVTYFKLNNEINIPVNGAIPLAKDKEAIAAFFKENVEPNRFTAETYTDKLNWLVQEEYLESDFLSKYDSTFITTLRKELTDFGFRFDSFMAAYKFYNQYAMKNNDGSLYLEDFEDRVLMNALYMGAGDESLARNLAFSMINRRYQPATPTFLNAGRKRRGEFVSCFLLQLTDDMNSIGRTINSALQLSKNGGGVGLNLTNLRAAGAPIKGYDGVAAGVVPVMKLFEDSFSYANQLGQRQGAGVVYLSIFHPDIMEFLSTKKENADEKIRVKTLSLGVTVPDKFYELVKKGETMYLFEPYFVEKYYGKPFAEVDITAEYNNMVANPEIRKTPISARELEQELSKLQQESGYPYIVNVDTVNRANPVDGVISMSNLCSEILQVQTASVLNDDQTYKVVGTDVACNLGSTNIINMMISGKEFGTSVEAMVRALTYISETTNLDTVPTVRKGNDEMHAIGLGAMGLHSFLANQHIHYDSKEAVEFTSVYFMLINYYTLLASNKLAVEKGTSFKTFEKSAYADGSYFDKYLNHDFFGVVSDKVQALFYGIKVPSLEDWSALKEAVMTSGLYNSYRMAVAPNGSISYINDCSSSIHPIVNRIEERQEKKVGKIYYPAAGLSTDTIPFYKSAYDTDMRAVIDVYAAATEHVDQGLSLTLFMRSTLPEGLYEWKSTTSKMTTRDLSILRNYAYKKGIKTIYYIRTFTDDEEEVGANQCESCVI; from the coding sequence ATGTCTCTTAAAAATCTCAAAGATGTTACTTATTTCAAACTCAATAATGAAATCAATATTCCTGTTAATGGTGCGATTCCATTAGCCAAAGATAAAGAAGCGATTGCTGCTTTCTTCAAAGAAAACGTTGAGCCTAATCGCTTTACTGCCGAAACTTACACGGATAAGCTCAACTGGCTTGTCCAAGAAGAATATCTAGAATCTGATTTTTTATCAAAATATGATTCAACATTTATTACGACACTTCGAAAAGAATTGACTGATTTTGGTTTCCGTTTTGATTCGTTCATGGCAGCATATAAATTCTATAATCAATATGCTATGAAAAACAATGATGGTTCTCTTTATCTTGAAGACTTTGAAGACCGTGTATTGATGAATGCCCTTTACATGGGAGCTGGTGATGAAAGTTTAGCACGAAATCTCGCTTTTTCAATGATTAACCGGAGATATCAACCAGCTACACCTACATTTCTTAATGCTGGTCGCAAACGCCGCGGAGAATTTGTTTCTTGCTTCTTATTGCAATTAACAGATGATATGAACTCTATCGGACGAACGATTAATTCCGCCTTACAACTTTCTAAAAATGGTGGTGGTGTTGGTCTTAATTTGACAAATCTACGTGCTGCTGGTGCTCCAATCAAAGGATACGATGGTGTTGCAGCAGGTGTTGTGCCTGTCATGAAACTTTTTGAAGATTCTTTCTCATATGCTAACCAATTGGGACAACGTCAAGGTGCGGGAGTTGTTTATCTCTCTATCTTCCACCCAGATATTATGGAATTTCTTTCAACAAAAAAAGAGAATGCTGACGAAAAAATCCGTGTAAAAACGCTATCTCTAGGTGTAACTGTTCCTGATAAATTTTATGAATTAGTCAAAAAAGGTGAAACAATGTATCTTTTCGAGCCTTATTTTGTCGAAAAATATTATGGTAAGCCTTTCGCTGAGGTTGACATCACTGCGGAATATAACAACATGGTTGCAAATCCAGAAATTCGTAAAACACCGATAAGTGCTCGTGAGCTTGAACAAGAACTTTCTAAACTTCAACAAGAATCTGGCTACCCTTATATCGTCAATGTTGACACTGTTAATCGGGCTAACCCTGTTGATGGTGTGATTTCAATGTCAAATCTTTGTTCTGAAATTCTCCAAGTGCAAACTGCCTCAGTTTTAAATGATGATCAAACCTACAAAGTCGTGGGAACAGATGTTGCCTGTAATTTAGGCTCTACTAATATTATCAATATGATGATTTCAGGTAAAGAGTTTGGAACTTCTGTCGAGGCGATGGTTCGTGCTTTGACCTATATTTCTGAAACAACAAATTTGGATACTGTTCCTACTGTTCGTAAAGGTAACGATGAGATGCACGCGATTGGACTTGGAGCAATGGGATTGCATAGTTTCCTTGCTAATCAGCATATTCATTATGACAGTAAAGAGGCTGTTGAATTTACGAGTGTCTATTTCATGTTGATTAATTACTACACACTGCTTGCTTCAAATAAACTTGCCGTTGAAAAAGGCACTTCTTTCAAAACTTTTGAAAAATCGGCTTATGCTGACGGAAGCTATTTTGATAAGTATCTGAACCATGATTTCTTTGGTGTGGTTAGTGATAAAGTTCAGGCATTGTTTTATGGTATCAAAGTTCCTTCACTTGAAGATTGGTCAGCGTTAAAAGAGGCTGTCATGACTTCTGGATTATACAATTCTTACCGTATGGCAGTAGCTCCAAATGGCTCAATTTCTTACATCAATGACTGTTCTTCTTCTATTCATCCAATTGTCAATCGAATCGAAGAACGCCAAGAAAAGAAAGTCGGTAAGATTTATTATCCAGCCGCTGGGCTTTCAACGGATACGATTCCTTTTTATAAGTCTGCTTATGATACTGATATGCGTGCTGTCATTGATGTTTATGCTGCCGCAACTGAACACGTTGACCAAGGATTGTCACTGACACTCTTTATGCGTTCAACATTGCCAGAAGGACTCTATGAATGGAAATCTACAACAAGCAAAATGACCACTAGAGATCTT